The Moorena producens PAL-8-15-08-1 genomic interval CTGAAATACTGTTCGTAGCATCGGTTAAAAAACAGAGCTAAAAACTGGTGTTTTTTTGGCTACTCCCTTAACGACTAACTATCTGTAGCATCCATAAACTGAAATGGTATGATCTGTGTCTGTCGGAATCAACCTGAGCTTATTGCTCAAACTTCCTTAGAGAGTATCGTCTATGACAACGCCATACATAGGCTGAGGCCACCAATCTTTAGGCGGCCAAAAAACCACTCCATACATTGGCTGAAAAATAGGTTGTTTTATGCCCATACCTGTAGTAGCTCCACCAAAAACAGCTTCTAGTTCTTGTTGATCAAGATCCCTCAGACCATCCTCAGCAGCACTTGACTCCAACAATTGGCCAGTATAGTCTTCAAGCTCCTCTTGGGTGAAGTCATAGCCAGCGCTTTGCACGATTTGGCGACATTCATCTTTACTGTTTACTCCTTGAATTTGGGCACGGAATGCTTGATCAGTGCCTAGCCTTTCGTAGAAGGCTTTAACATTTTCTAAAGACATAGTTTTCTCCTGAAATTACTGAAATACTGTTGGTAGCATCGGTTAAAAAACAGTACTGTAGCTAGGGCAGTATTTTCTGAAATAGATGAAGTTTTCATCCCTAATAAAATTTTATTCAATAAAAAAAATAATTAAGTAGGGTTTTAAAATTTTGTTGCGACAAAACTTTAAAATTATGTCGTCAACTTTGCTGTATGGGATAAGAAAATTATTTCGTTAGGGGGAGGATAGCAGCATCATTACTATGGCAGCAACACATGACGATAGTGATCAGGACTTACCCACAACTGCGTCATCAAGCCAATAAGTAATAATACCAATTAGTAAAAGTAGGACTACAGATGCAGATGAGGAGATGGGTCAAATTCCTATTAAGGGTAATTCTACGGAGATGAGATGACAATAAAAACAACTAAATTTCGAGATATAACTAAAACAATTATGTCCCTAAAATCTGTGGCAATCAAATTTTCGATTGGCGAGTTAGCCCCAGGGGGAAGCGTTCGCTTAGCGTGGCCAAACGCGCCCCGCGTGGCCAATAGGCCAAGGCCAATCGCATTCGATATCTGTGTGGAAACTTCCACCTCTTCCGCTAAACTAGCTAATATAGCGTTTCTAAATGAAATCTAAACCTAGGAAGTCTTTTTTTCTTGTTCAAGAAAAGTCTGTATATCTTTCCCCTATTGCCTTTTGCCCGCCCCCCTTATTAAGGGAGGGGGGATTCCTCTAGCCTTTTTCAGCAATTCGTGTGTTTACAACCCAGATACAAACGCCCTTATCATTGACCAGTGTCTCCTCCTGCACCTCTGACTCGTCTATCCCAAGGACAGCTGAACGTATTAGAAACCTGTCCCCGTAAGTTCCAACACATTTACTTTGACCAGCTGGGAACACCGGTGTCTCCCGAACAACAAGAGCGTCTTACTTGGGGAAGCCGCTTTCACCTATTAATGCAACAGCGGGAACTTGGGTTACCAGTGACATCCTTAGTAGAAGAGGATACCCAACTCGACTACTGGCTGAGTGGTTTAGTCAATGCCGCACCAGAACTTTCCCACCCAGAGCCTGAAAGCTTCCGGGAAGCGGAACATTGCCGAACCCTGTATTTCCAAGGTTATCTACTTACAGTTATCTATGACTTATTGATTGCAGGGGAAGACTCAGCCCAAATTCTTGATTGGAAGACCTATCCTCAACCTAAAAATCGGGATTGGTTAGCCCAAGACTGGCAAACACGCCTGTATCTCTACATCCTAGCGGAAACTAGCGATTATTGGCCAGAACAAATTTCCATGAGTTACTGGTTTGTCAAATCCCAACCCTCTGCCCAAAGTCTTAAATTTACCTACAATAGCGCACAACACCAGAAAACTAGAGAGGATTTGACTCAGTTGTTGACCCGGTTGGCTGGGTGGCTACAAGGGTACCAAGATCAAGGTTTAGCTTTTCCTCAAGTAGCAGCATCCCTTGGTCGATGTCGTGATTGTACCTTTGCAGTGCGTTGTGAGCGTTACGGGAATAGGTTGAGTAACGATAGTACAGAATTACTACCCGATTTAGCTGATATCCAAGAAGTTTCCCTGTGAGCTACCATCTCTGATTGGGTTAGCTCCTAGCACGAGTAAGAGTTAAAAACAGTTAAGCAGAGATCCCCGGGGGAACCTCTGCTGTAGCTAGTGCGCTAACCAGCCCATAGGCTACAAAGTCTGGTCAAGTAGATTTGACCAGGCTCAGTGCCGCTGGCTTCTTTGCGTTTCCTAAGGTTATAATAACACAAAATCTCTAAATAACACAAAAAACTTAAAATACCTATTGAATCGTTTAACCCTTAGTAGGATAATTGGGATGTCAAAGTTGTCAAAAGATGTGTCAGAAGAAAAACAAGTTAGCTACAAACTATTTTTGCCTGAATCCTTACGGGCAAAATTCAAATCTATGTGCGCTCTCAAGGGAGTCACCATGAATCATATCTTATTGGAGTTGATCGAAGAATGGATAGAGGAAAATAAATCTGCTTCATCCCCTAAGCAGAAGAAGAGTTAATCGGCTGATATAGGTTGAACAGTGCTGAATGCGAAATGGTGAGTGCTAAGTGCTGAGTTATTGGTAACCAGCTCATAGTCTGTTATTATAGCCCTGCTCTTGCTGAGGGTAACACCAATACCTTTTAAGGGCGCACGGTGTGCGCCTTTAAGATAACTAAGTAACGACTAAGTAATGCGATTGGCCGTAGGCCACGCTACGCGAACGCTAATGAAAGACAATTCTAAATTATTTGAGGAACTCAAAGA includes:
- a CDS encoding PD-(D/E)XK nuclease family protein translates to MSPPAPLTRLSQGQLNVLETCPRKFQHIYFDQLGTPVSPEQQERLTWGSRFHLLMQQRELGLPVTSLVEEDTQLDYWLSGLVNAAPELSHPEPESFREAEHCRTLYFQGYLLTVIYDLLIAGEDSAQILDWKTYPQPKNRDWLAQDWQTRLYLYILAETSDYWPEQISMSYWFVKSQPSAQSLKFTYNSAQHQKTREDLTQLLTRLAGWLQGYQDQGLAFPQVAASLGRCRDCTFAVRCERYGNRLSNDSTELLPDLADIQEVSL
- a CDS encoding Nif11-like leader peptide family natural product precursor encodes the protein MSLENVKAFYERLGTDQAFRAQIQGVNSKDECRQIVQSAGYDFTQEELEDYTGQLLESSAAEDGLRDLDQQELEAVFGGATTGMGIKQPIFQPMYGVVFWPPKDWWPQPMYGVVIDDTL